Proteins encoded within one genomic window of Augochlora pura isolate Apur16 chromosome 11, APUR_v2.2.1, whole genome shotgun sequence:
- the LOC144476874 gene encoding uncharacterized protein LOC144476874 isoform X5 has translation MPKIFLIKNRLHQQQLRLLEAQHLGKSPPPCSGKESPLGTSEPLSLIVNKHQYREKTEDDRATTPESLRSTSPAASPPPQWQTSSSNSSSNGSGNGNGSGCGSGCGSSSGNGNGSGISPAPQSSNTPPRRFISSILGGDVPYGSRGHVLTRAERKEYSSPPIAPTSSDATLFIAKSEKLVLPRPITPPKTPRVEPPTRVSVIQRVPPQSQSTSRREDKVEVTQAQEPEQDQPIDYAVPKRKEEDEERGREGAKVSRTIGNSIARPLLAMRLSSGPQVVHAAAGHGRSSGSGGNGGSGSGSGGGGAGSGSSTSSNSSGGGGYCGGGGAVPGGSGGGGAVGGGAGAGGMNPGGNGGRGNYGPSSPPTGSLPPFYESLKGGNNLANFANQYNSTQGNGYLTPSPTVGMECDTGQQDVNSQHSQYNAQEGKQYSLLQNVCATYGLTLKEEEDLSPYKIQPNDLLTGQYGAYDMTDTGMMVDMVTGAVVDPLQFTATLTFSSPSDHTALLESLSDAADLFLPRLPAEDGGNDLLEESLHSPASAGSGIGQDASGQMTAPVEPSVDPFPEHSMALSRGFDTSRHYTAAPQHFSTSKLGLSYGNESGYQTVSKERTELGLHINQNHQHQSEPQMQQLQIQVQLQQQQQQQQQQQQQGTVSSPHQQQHQGLLSPGLSFAGSGLELDSGSSVGGSLPSPGAASCSLDAASSSTSPSCALMEHAASPAGTVSSASVNSVQQTGPVGEPPLTQRVCVLRRRLGLPGDVQLEFVNGGHGIKNPLAIEGQRQAAANRDEERAARPPPGKDDDPNRFTCRVCSKNFSLQRLLNRHMKCHSDVKRYLCTFCGKGFNDTFDLKRHTRTHTGVRPYKCNLCEKSFTQRCSLESHCLKVHGVQHQYAYKERRTKVYVCEECGHTTQEPEVHYLHLKEKHPYSPALLKFYDKRHFKFTNSNFANMLLQPTDERITSRVG, from the exons ATGCCGAAGATCTTCCTGATCAAAAACCGCCTGCACCAGCAGCAACTCAGGCTGCTGGAGGCCCAACACCTCGGCAAGAGCCCACCGCCGTGCAGCGGCAAGGAGAGCCCTCTCGGCACATCCGAGCCACTTAGCTTGATAGTCAACAAACATCAAT ATCGCGAGAAAACGGAAGACGACCGAGCGACGACGCCGGAATCATTGCGAAGCACAAGTCCGGCCGCATCGCCACCCCCGCAATGGCAGACGAGCAGTAGCAACAGCAGTAGCAACGGAAGCGGAAACGGTAATGGTAGCGGTTGCGGCAGTGGCTGCGGCAGTAGCAGCGGCAATGGCAACGGCAGCGGAATCTCTCCGGCCCCGCAATCCAGCAACACACCGCCACGTCGATTCATTTCGAGCATCCTCGGCGGGGATGTGCCCTACGGCAGTAGAGGCCACGTGCTGACCAGGGCGGAACGGAAAGAGTACAGTAGTCCGCCGATTGCTCCTACCTCCAGCGATGCCACCCTCTTCATCGCAAAATCGGAAAAGCTGGTGCTGCCGCGACCGATCACTCCTCCGAAGACGCCTCGAGTAGAGCCTCCGACAAGAGTCTCCGTGATCCAGAGGGTTCCCCCGCAGAGCCAATCTACGTCCCGGAGAGAAGACAAGGTGGAGGTGACGCAGGCTCAGGAACCCGAACAG GACCAGCCAATAGATTACGCAGTGCccaagagaaaggaagaggacGAAGAACGCGGTCGGGAGGGTGCGAAGGTGTCGCGTACGATAGGCAACTCGATCGCGAGGCCCTTGCTGGCAATGCGACTGTCCAGCGGGCCGCAGGTGGTGCACGCAGCTGCCGGCCACGGGAGATCTTCCGGATCCGGGGGCAACGGAGGCTCCGGCTCCGGGTCcggtggcggcggcgcgggCTCCGGGAGCTCCACATCCTCGAACTCGTCCGGTGGCGGTGGCTATTGCGGCGGTGGTGGAGCCGTCCCAGGAGGCAGTGGGGGCGGAGGAGCCGTTGGCGGAGGAGCAGGAGCCGGGGGCATGAATCCCGGTGGGAACGGTGGTCGGGGTAACTACGGACCCAGCTCGCCACCCACCGGATCCCTGCCACCTTTCTACGAGTCGCTGAAAGGAGGCAACAACCTTGCCAACTTCGCCAACCAGTACAACAGCACGCAAG GGAACGGCTATCTGACGCCATCGCCGACAGTGGGCATGGAGTGCGACACTGGTCAGCAGGACGTGAACTCGCAGCACTCACAGTACAACGCACAGGAGGGGAAGCAGTATTCTCTTCTGCAGAATGTGTGCGCGACCTACGGTCTAACGCTCAAAGAGGAAGAAGACCTCTCTCCTTACAAGATACAACCGAACGATCTGCTGACGGGACAATACGGCGCCTACGACATGACAGACACGGGGATGATGGTGGATATGGTAACAGGTGCCGTGGTCGATCCCTTGCAATTTACCGCAACCCTCACGTTCAGTTCGCCCTCGGACCACACGGCACTCTTGGAAAGCTTGAGCGACGCCGCGGACCTTTTCCTGCCGAGGCTACCGGCCGAGGACGGTGGCAACGATCTTCTCGAAGAATCCCTCCACTCACCCGCCTCGGCCGGAAGCGGAATCGGCCAAGACGCTTCCGGACAGATGACTGCGCCCGTCGAGCCCAGCGTCGACCCCTTCCCTGAGCACAGCATGGCCCTTTCCCGTGGTTTTGACACATCCAG GCACTACACGGCAGCTCCTCAACATTTCAGCACTTCGAAATTAGGACTGAGCTACGGGAACGAGTCAGGTTATCAGACGGTGTCGAAGGAGCGTACCGAGCTCGGGCTTCACATCAATCAGAATCACCAGCATCAGTCGGAGCCACAGATGCAGCAGCTTCAGATACAAGTGCAGctgcagcaacagcaacaacaacaacagcaacagcagcaacaggGCACGGTTTCTTCGCCCCATCAGCAGCAACACCAAGGTCTCTTAAGTCCGGGATTGAGTTTTGCAGGCAGTG GTCTGGAACTAGATTCAGGTAGCAGCGTGGGCGGAAGTCTACCAAGTCCTGGAGCTGCTAGCTGTTCGTTGGATGCAGCATCGAGCAGCACGTCGCCATCCTGCGCGCTGATGGAACATGCGGCCAGTCCTGCTGGAACGGTGTCTTCGGCGTCAGTAAACTCGGTGCAGCAGACAGGACCAGTCGGGGAACCGCCGCTGACGCAACGGGTCTGTGTCCTACGGCGAAGG CTGGGCTTACCAGGTGACGTTCAACTCGAGTTCGTTAACGGCGGTCACGGGATCAAGAATCCTCTGGCTATCGAGGGTCAGAGGCAGGCTGCGGCTAATCGCGACGAAGAGAGGGCAGCGCGACCTCCGCCTGGCAAG GACGACGATCCGAACCGCTTTACGTGCCGCGTGTGCAGCAAAAACTTCAGCTTGCAACGGCTGCTGAATCGACACATGAAATGTCACAGCGACGTAAAGCGTTACCTGTGTACGTTCTGCGGCAAAGGTTTCAACGACACATTCGACCTGAAAAGGCACACCAGGACGCACACGGGTGTCAGGCCGTACAAGTGCAACCTCTGCGAAAAAAGTTTCACGCAAAGATGCTCATTGGAGAGTCACTGTCTGAAAGTCCACGGCGTTCAGCACCAGTACGCCTACAAAGAGCGTCGCACAAAG GTATACGTGTGCGAGGAGTGTGGTCACACGACGCAAGAGCCAGAGGTACACTATCTGCACTTGAAGGAGAAGCACCCGTATAGTCCGGCGTTGCTCAAGTTCTATGACAAGCGACACTTCAAGTTCACCAACAGCAATTTCGCCAACATGTTGCTCCAG CCCACCGACGAAAGAATCACTTCTCGAGTCGGGTAG
- the LOC144476874 gene encoding uncharacterized protein LOC144476874 isoform X4: MPKIFLIKNRLHQQQLRLLEAQHLGKSPPPCSGKESPLGTSEPLSLIVNKHQYREKTEDDRATTPESLRSTSPAASPPPQWQTSSSNSSSNGSGNGNGSGCGSGCGSSSGNGNGSGISPAPQSSNTPPRRFISSILGGDVPYGSRGHVLTRAERKEYSSPPIAPTSSDATLFIAKSEKLVLPRPITPPKTPRVEPPTRVSVIQRVPPQSQSTSRREDKVEVTQAQEPEQDQPIDYAVPKRKEEDEERGREGAKVSRTIGNSIARPLLAMRLSSGPQVVHAAAGHGRSSGSGGNGGSGSGSGGGGAGSGSSTSSNSSGGGGYCGGGGAVPGGSGGGGAVGGGAGAGGMNPGGNGGRGNYGPSSPPTGSLPPFYESLKGGNNLANFANQYNSTQGNGYLTPSPTVGMECDTGQQDVNSQHSQYNAQEGKQYSLLQNVCATYGLTLKEEEDLSPYKIQPNDLLTGQYGAYDMTDTGMMVDMVTGAVVDPLQFTATLTFSSPSDHTALLESLSDAADLFLPRLPAEDGGNDLLEESLHSPASAGSGIGQDASGQMTAPVEPSVDPFPEHSMALSRGFDTSSTSKLGLSYGNESGYQTVSKERTELGLHINQNHQHQSEPQMQQLQIQVQLQQQQQQQQQQQQQGTVSSPHQQQHQGLLSPGLSFAGSGLELDSGSSVGGSLPSPGAASCSLDAASSSTSPSCALMEHAASPAGTVSSASVNSVQQTGPVGEPPLTQRVCVLRRRLGLPGDVQLEFVNGGHGIKNPLAIEGQRQAAANRDEERAARPPPGKDDDPNRFTCRVCSKNFSLQRLLNRHMKCHSDVKRYLCTFCGKGFNDTFDLKRHTRTHTGVRPYKCNLCEKSFTQRCSLESHCLKVHGVQHQYAYKERRTKVYVCEECGHTTQEPEVHYLHLKEKHPYSPALLKFYDKRHFKFTNSNFANMLLQGGLLQRDSRDTEGCVRSTSKGRASSF; this comes from the exons ATGCCGAAGATCTTCCTGATCAAAAACCGCCTGCACCAGCAGCAACTCAGGCTGCTGGAGGCCCAACACCTCGGCAAGAGCCCACCGCCGTGCAGCGGCAAGGAGAGCCCTCTCGGCACATCCGAGCCACTTAGCTTGATAGTCAACAAACATCAAT ATCGCGAGAAAACGGAAGACGACCGAGCGACGACGCCGGAATCATTGCGAAGCACAAGTCCGGCCGCATCGCCACCCCCGCAATGGCAGACGAGCAGTAGCAACAGCAGTAGCAACGGAAGCGGAAACGGTAATGGTAGCGGTTGCGGCAGTGGCTGCGGCAGTAGCAGCGGCAATGGCAACGGCAGCGGAATCTCTCCGGCCCCGCAATCCAGCAACACACCGCCACGTCGATTCATTTCGAGCATCCTCGGCGGGGATGTGCCCTACGGCAGTAGAGGCCACGTGCTGACCAGGGCGGAACGGAAAGAGTACAGTAGTCCGCCGATTGCTCCTACCTCCAGCGATGCCACCCTCTTCATCGCAAAATCGGAAAAGCTGGTGCTGCCGCGACCGATCACTCCTCCGAAGACGCCTCGAGTAGAGCCTCCGACAAGAGTCTCCGTGATCCAGAGGGTTCCCCCGCAGAGCCAATCTACGTCCCGGAGAGAAGACAAGGTGGAGGTGACGCAGGCTCAGGAACCCGAACAG GACCAGCCAATAGATTACGCAGTGCccaagagaaaggaagaggacGAAGAACGCGGTCGGGAGGGTGCGAAGGTGTCGCGTACGATAGGCAACTCGATCGCGAGGCCCTTGCTGGCAATGCGACTGTCCAGCGGGCCGCAGGTGGTGCACGCAGCTGCCGGCCACGGGAGATCTTCCGGATCCGGGGGCAACGGAGGCTCCGGCTCCGGGTCcggtggcggcggcgcgggCTCCGGGAGCTCCACATCCTCGAACTCGTCCGGTGGCGGTGGCTATTGCGGCGGTGGTGGAGCCGTCCCAGGAGGCAGTGGGGGCGGAGGAGCCGTTGGCGGAGGAGCAGGAGCCGGGGGCATGAATCCCGGTGGGAACGGTGGTCGGGGTAACTACGGACCCAGCTCGCCACCCACCGGATCCCTGCCACCTTTCTACGAGTCGCTGAAAGGAGGCAACAACCTTGCCAACTTCGCCAACCAGTACAACAGCACGCAAG GGAACGGCTATCTGACGCCATCGCCGACAGTGGGCATGGAGTGCGACACTGGTCAGCAGGACGTGAACTCGCAGCACTCACAGTACAACGCACAGGAGGGGAAGCAGTATTCTCTTCTGCAGAATGTGTGCGCGACCTACGGTCTAACGCTCAAAGAGGAAGAAGACCTCTCTCCTTACAAGATACAACCGAACGATCTGCTGACGGGACAATACGGCGCCTACGACATGACAGACACGGGGATGATGGTGGATATGGTAACAGGTGCCGTGGTCGATCCCTTGCAATTTACCGCAACCCTCACGTTCAGTTCGCCCTCGGACCACACGGCACTCTTGGAAAGCTTGAGCGACGCCGCGGACCTTTTCCTGCCGAGGCTACCGGCCGAGGACGGTGGCAACGATCTTCTCGAAGAATCCCTCCACTCACCCGCCTCGGCCGGAAGCGGAATCGGCCAAGACGCTTCCGGACAGATGACTGCGCCCGTCGAGCCCAGCGTCGACCCCTTCCCTGAGCACAGCATGGCCCTTTCCCGTGGTTTTGACACATCCAG CACTTCGAAATTAGGACTGAGCTACGGGAACGAGTCAGGTTATCAGACGGTGTCGAAGGAGCGTACCGAGCTCGGGCTTCACATCAATCAGAATCACCAGCATCAGTCGGAGCCACAGATGCAGCAGCTTCAGATACAAGTGCAGctgcagcaacagcaacaacaacaacagcaacagcagcaacaggGCACGGTTTCTTCGCCCCATCAGCAGCAACACCAAGGTCTCTTAAGTCCGGGATTGAGTTTTGCAGGCAGTG GTCTGGAACTAGATTCAGGTAGCAGCGTGGGCGGAAGTCTACCAAGTCCTGGAGCTGCTAGCTGTTCGTTGGATGCAGCATCGAGCAGCACGTCGCCATCCTGCGCGCTGATGGAACATGCGGCCAGTCCTGCTGGAACGGTGTCTTCGGCGTCAGTAAACTCGGTGCAGCAGACAGGACCAGTCGGGGAACCGCCGCTGACGCAACGGGTCTGTGTCCTACGGCGAAGG CTGGGCTTACCAGGTGACGTTCAACTCGAGTTCGTTAACGGCGGTCACGGGATCAAGAATCCTCTGGCTATCGAGGGTCAGAGGCAGGCTGCGGCTAATCGCGACGAAGAGAGGGCAGCGCGACCTCCGCCTGGCAAG GACGACGATCCGAACCGCTTTACGTGCCGCGTGTGCAGCAAAAACTTCAGCTTGCAACGGCTGCTGAATCGACACATGAAATGTCACAGCGACGTAAAGCGTTACCTGTGTACGTTCTGCGGCAAAGGTTTCAACGACACATTCGACCTGAAAAGGCACACCAGGACGCACACGGGTGTCAGGCCGTACAAGTGCAACCTCTGCGAAAAAAGTTTCACGCAAAGATGCTCATTGGAGAGTCACTGTCTGAAAGTCCACGGCGTTCAGCACCAGTACGCCTACAAAGAGCGTCGCACAAAG GTATACGTGTGCGAGGAGTGTGGTCACACGACGCAAGAGCCAGAGGTACACTATCTGCACTTGAAGGAGAAGCACCCGTATAGTCCGGCGTTGCTCAAGTTCTATGACAAGCGACACTTCAAGTTCACCAACAGCAATTTCGCCAACATGTTGCTCCAG GGTGGCCTATTGCAGCGGGATTCGCGGGACACGGAGGGCTGTGTAAGGTCTACCTCCAAGGGCCGAGCATCCAGCTTCTGA
- the LOC144476874 gene encoding uncharacterized protein LOC144476874 isoform X1, with protein MPKIFLIKNRLHQQQLRLLEAQHLGKSPPPCSGKESPLGTSEPLSLIVNKHQYREKTEDDRATTPESLRSTSPAASPPPQWQTSSSNSSSNGSGNGNGSGCGSGCGSSSGNGNGSGISPAPQSSNTPPRRFISSILGGDVPYGSRGHVLTRAERKEYSSPPIAPTSSDATLFIAKSEKLVLPRPITPPKTPRVEPPTRVSVIQRVPPQSQSTSRREDKVEVTQAQEPEQDQPIDYAVPKRKEEDEERGREGAKVSRTIGNSIARPLLAMRLSSGPQVVHAAAGHGRSSGSGGNGGSGSGSGGGGAGSGSSTSSNSSGGGGYCGGGGAVPGGSGGGGAVGGGAGAGGMNPGGNGGRGNYGPSSPPTGSLPPFYESLKGGNNLANFANQYNSTQGNGYLTPSPTVGMECDTGQQDVNSQHSQYNAQEGKQYSLLQNVCATYGLTLKEEEDLSPYKIQPNDLLTGQYGAYDMTDTGMMVDMVTGAVVDPLQFTATLTFSSPSDHTALLESLSDAADLFLPRLPAEDGGNDLLEESLHSPASAGSGIGQDASGQMTAPVEPSVDPFPEHSMALSRGFDTSRHYTAAPQHFSTSKLGLSYGNESGYQTVSKERTELGLHINQNHQHQSEPQMQQLQIQVQLQQQQQQQQQQQQQGTVSSPHQQQHQGLLSPGLSFAGSGLELDSGSSVGGSLPSPGAASCSLDAASSSTSPSCALMEHAASPAGTVSSASVNSVQQTGPVGEPPLTQRVCVLRRRLGLPGDVQLEFVNGGHGIKNPLAIEGQRQAAANRDEERAARPPPGKDDDPNRFTCRVCSKNFSLQRLLNRHMKCHSDVKRYLCTFCGKGFNDTFDLKRHTRTHTGVRPYKCNLCEKSFTQRCSLESHCLKVHGVQHQYAYKERRTKVYVCEECGHTTQEPEVHYLHLKEKHPYSPALLKFYDKRHFKFTNSNFANMLLQGGLLQRDSRDTEGCVRSTSKGRASSF; from the exons ATGCCGAAGATCTTCCTGATCAAAAACCGCCTGCACCAGCAGCAACTCAGGCTGCTGGAGGCCCAACACCTCGGCAAGAGCCCACCGCCGTGCAGCGGCAAGGAGAGCCCTCTCGGCACATCCGAGCCACTTAGCTTGATAGTCAACAAACATCAAT ATCGCGAGAAAACGGAAGACGACCGAGCGACGACGCCGGAATCATTGCGAAGCACAAGTCCGGCCGCATCGCCACCCCCGCAATGGCAGACGAGCAGTAGCAACAGCAGTAGCAACGGAAGCGGAAACGGTAATGGTAGCGGTTGCGGCAGTGGCTGCGGCAGTAGCAGCGGCAATGGCAACGGCAGCGGAATCTCTCCGGCCCCGCAATCCAGCAACACACCGCCACGTCGATTCATTTCGAGCATCCTCGGCGGGGATGTGCCCTACGGCAGTAGAGGCCACGTGCTGACCAGGGCGGAACGGAAAGAGTACAGTAGTCCGCCGATTGCTCCTACCTCCAGCGATGCCACCCTCTTCATCGCAAAATCGGAAAAGCTGGTGCTGCCGCGACCGATCACTCCTCCGAAGACGCCTCGAGTAGAGCCTCCGACAAGAGTCTCCGTGATCCAGAGGGTTCCCCCGCAGAGCCAATCTACGTCCCGGAGAGAAGACAAGGTGGAGGTGACGCAGGCTCAGGAACCCGAACAG GACCAGCCAATAGATTACGCAGTGCccaagagaaaggaagaggacGAAGAACGCGGTCGGGAGGGTGCGAAGGTGTCGCGTACGATAGGCAACTCGATCGCGAGGCCCTTGCTGGCAATGCGACTGTCCAGCGGGCCGCAGGTGGTGCACGCAGCTGCCGGCCACGGGAGATCTTCCGGATCCGGGGGCAACGGAGGCTCCGGCTCCGGGTCcggtggcggcggcgcgggCTCCGGGAGCTCCACATCCTCGAACTCGTCCGGTGGCGGTGGCTATTGCGGCGGTGGTGGAGCCGTCCCAGGAGGCAGTGGGGGCGGAGGAGCCGTTGGCGGAGGAGCAGGAGCCGGGGGCATGAATCCCGGTGGGAACGGTGGTCGGGGTAACTACGGACCCAGCTCGCCACCCACCGGATCCCTGCCACCTTTCTACGAGTCGCTGAAAGGAGGCAACAACCTTGCCAACTTCGCCAACCAGTACAACAGCACGCAAG GGAACGGCTATCTGACGCCATCGCCGACAGTGGGCATGGAGTGCGACACTGGTCAGCAGGACGTGAACTCGCAGCACTCACAGTACAACGCACAGGAGGGGAAGCAGTATTCTCTTCTGCAGAATGTGTGCGCGACCTACGGTCTAACGCTCAAAGAGGAAGAAGACCTCTCTCCTTACAAGATACAACCGAACGATCTGCTGACGGGACAATACGGCGCCTACGACATGACAGACACGGGGATGATGGTGGATATGGTAACAGGTGCCGTGGTCGATCCCTTGCAATTTACCGCAACCCTCACGTTCAGTTCGCCCTCGGACCACACGGCACTCTTGGAAAGCTTGAGCGACGCCGCGGACCTTTTCCTGCCGAGGCTACCGGCCGAGGACGGTGGCAACGATCTTCTCGAAGAATCCCTCCACTCACCCGCCTCGGCCGGAAGCGGAATCGGCCAAGACGCTTCCGGACAGATGACTGCGCCCGTCGAGCCCAGCGTCGACCCCTTCCCTGAGCACAGCATGGCCCTTTCCCGTGGTTTTGACACATCCAG GCACTACACGGCAGCTCCTCAACATTTCAGCACTTCGAAATTAGGACTGAGCTACGGGAACGAGTCAGGTTATCAGACGGTGTCGAAGGAGCGTACCGAGCTCGGGCTTCACATCAATCAGAATCACCAGCATCAGTCGGAGCCACAGATGCAGCAGCTTCAGATACAAGTGCAGctgcagcaacagcaacaacaacaacagcaacagcagcaacaggGCACGGTTTCTTCGCCCCATCAGCAGCAACACCAAGGTCTCTTAAGTCCGGGATTGAGTTTTGCAGGCAGTG GTCTGGAACTAGATTCAGGTAGCAGCGTGGGCGGAAGTCTACCAAGTCCTGGAGCTGCTAGCTGTTCGTTGGATGCAGCATCGAGCAGCACGTCGCCATCCTGCGCGCTGATGGAACATGCGGCCAGTCCTGCTGGAACGGTGTCTTCGGCGTCAGTAAACTCGGTGCAGCAGACAGGACCAGTCGGGGAACCGCCGCTGACGCAACGGGTCTGTGTCCTACGGCGAAGG CTGGGCTTACCAGGTGACGTTCAACTCGAGTTCGTTAACGGCGGTCACGGGATCAAGAATCCTCTGGCTATCGAGGGTCAGAGGCAGGCTGCGGCTAATCGCGACGAAGAGAGGGCAGCGCGACCTCCGCCTGGCAAG GACGACGATCCGAACCGCTTTACGTGCCGCGTGTGCAGCAAAAACTTCAGCTTGCAACGGCTGCTGAATCGACACATGAAATGTCACAGCGACGTAAAGCGTTACCTGTGTACGTTCTGCGGCAAAGGTTTCAACGACACATTCGACCTGAAAAGGCACACCAGGACGCACACGGGTGTCAGGCCGTACAAGTGCAACCTCTGCGAAAAAAGTTTCACGCAAAGATGCTCATTGGAGAGTCACTGTCTGAAAGTCCACGGCGTTCAGCACCAGTACGCCTACAAAGAGCGTCGCACAAAG GTATACGTGTGCGAGGAGTGTGGTCACACGACGCAAGAGCCAGAGGTACACTATCTGCACTTGAAGGAGAAGCACCCGTATAGTCCGGCGTTGCTCAAGTTCTATGACAAGCGACACTTCAAGTTCACCAACAGCAATTTCGCCAACATGTTGCTCCAG GGTGGCCTATTGCAGCGGGATTCGCGGGACACGGAGGGCTGTGTAAGGTCTACCTCCAAGGGCCGAGCATCCAGCTTCTGA